Part of the Candidozyma auris chromosome 4, complete sequence genome, tgcTAGGGATTGTCCTTTTTGTATACTATAAGCTGTATTCATAGTGGATTGACAAGATTCTGTATGAATGAGAGAGGCGGCGGattgttgaaaagcaaTTGCTTCTATTGACTTAAAGTTGTAGATTTGTTTTATGCTTTGTTATGCTATTCACCTGTCTTGCTTTGCCCAAAGCCTAGGTCACCTCCAGTTCTTCAATGATCCATGGCCCTTCTGTTCATCAGACTCTTCCTGCGATGGCTTGATGGCAACAAAGGCAAGTGATCTTCTGGCTTCGGCCACCGCTCTTTTGAGCTGCGACTCTTTGTCAAAGTCCCACACTTCATCTGGACTTGTTACCTTTTCTCCTTGtttttgcttcttgttAAATTGCCGCTTCACACAGCTGAGTTTCTGGATTTCTGGCTTGTCGGCGCTCCCGCCGAGGACAATAAATAATGAATATTCGGGAACACTCGTCCACACGTCATCGAGTTGCTCACTTAAACGCTGTTTCTGCTCACTCGATGCACCCTTTGGAAACTGTGaaaatttggcaaaaatGATCTTGCTCTCTCCTAATGTTGCCTTCACTTTTGCAGCAACCTCGTCATCATTACTAGCGGCCACATGCGTCACCGTATCTAGGAAACAGCCAGGCACTTTCCACTCGGTCATCAGCGTGTCTAGTATGGAGGTCTTGTGACCTGTGGAGCTTCTAATCACCGCTGAAATGGGCAAAAAATCGGGTTCTTGTCCGAAATGCATACCGTTTGAAAGTTTGAGCTTCACCAAGTCCAAGCATGCGACGGCGTCCTCAATAGACGAGTGGCCCTGCCCGATTTCCTcaccttgttgaatttgtcTGTTTAGATACTTCTCACAAAGCCATTTGAGACTTGCTTTGTACGGCTTTTTGCGATGATGGTCATATATCACACACGTGTCGACGACTTTTCCGTGGaccatcttcaacacgtTGAAATCGGACAGCAAAGAATGGCCCACCACAATGTCTGATGCAGAAATGAGCAGCTTGAGTTTCTCTCGCACATCATCTTCCGTAGTG contains:
- a CDS encoding RNA exonuclease — protein: MPTQNGSEQPAKKRKVHKRKLKKMLAKPTININKVPISLTSIRKLVLQVAQPHGKKQQEHFEVLNADKVANIVVCVVPGLLEEEFRERGLDTLMTLENAEKQRQLSFFDGKFSSLIPMTNPGSSSEVAPVLPALFGDRILKSVKEKLSEESRLKQIGIEDLLVKDPDWVDHNYKYFPGSGETAPEGWFQTKDLHKDKVDVFSLDCEFCQTESGNQLARISVVNYEGKVVYDEVVKPKDEITNYATRYSGMTKEVLDKATTTEDDVREKLKSLISASDIVVGHSLSSDFNVLKMVHGKVVDTCVIYDHHRKKPYKASLKWLCEKYLNRQIQQGEEIGQGHSSIEDAVACLDLVKLKLSNGMHFGQEPDFLPISAVIRSSTGHKTSILDTSMTEWKVPGCFLDTVTHVAASNDDEVAAKVKATLGESKIIFAKFSQFPKGASSEQKQRLSEQLDDVWTSVPEYSLFIVLGGSADKPEIQKLSCVKRQFNKKQKQGEKVTSPDEVWDFDKESQLKRAVAEARRSLAFVAIKPSQEESDEQKGHGSLKNWR